A genomic region of Nocardioides plantarum contains the following coding sequences:
- a CDS encoding S66 family peptidase has product MSTRYPAPLRPGDTVGVTAPSSGVGDALRPRLDHNVRWLRERGYEVWVGECLGDDRVVSAPKEQRAAELMAMLRDPTVRAVVPPWGGELAIDLLDQLDWDELATLEPTWLVGYSDLCSLLLPFTTLLGWATVHGTNLMDTAYRTPEGLRHWTELVSGPGPFVQVSPGRHRVGSWDDYRADPAVEELTLDGTGSWEVVGGGGLDVTGRLVGGCVEIVSLLAATPYGDVPGFGRTHADEGLVVFLEVAEADPATVARSLHSLRLAGWFEEANAVLVGRTPAPDADRLSQREAVLDALGSLDVPLVLGADIGHTQPWMSLVTGAAARVVVEGDRAEVTQTLD; this is encoded by the coding sequence GTGTCGACCCGCTACCCCGCCCCGCTCCGACCCGGCGACACCGTCGGGGTCACCGCCCCGTCCAGCGGGGTCGGTGACGCGCTGCGCCCGCGCCTGGACCACAACGTCCGGTGGTTGCGCGAGCGCGGCTACGAGGTGTGGGTCGGCGAGTGCCTCGGCGACGACCGGGTCGTGTCGGCGCCCAAGGAGCAGCGGGCCGCCGAGCTCATGGCCATGCTCCGCGACCCCACGGTGCGTGCCGTCGTGCCGCCGTGGGGCGGCGAGCTGGCGATCGACCTGCTCGACCAGCTCGACTGGGACGAGCTCGCGACGCTCGAGCCGACCTGGCTCGTCGGCTACTCCGATCTCTGCTCGCTGCTGCTTCCCTTCACCACCCTCCTGGGCTGGGCGACGGTCCACGGCACCAACCTGATGGACACCGCCTACCGCACCCCCGAGGGCCTGCGGCACTGGACCGAGCTCGTGTCGGGGCCGGGTCCGTTCGTGCAGGTCAGCCCCGGTCGACACCGGGTCGGCTCGTGGGACGACTACCGGGCCGATCCCGCCGTCGAGGAGCTGACGCTCGACGGCACCGGCTCCTGGGAGGTCGTCGGCGGCGGCGGGCTCGACGTCACCGGTCGGCTCGTCGGCGGGTGCGTCGAGATCGTGTCGCTGCTCGCCGCGACGCCGTACGGCGACGTGCCGGGGTTCGGGCGGACCCACGCCGACGAGGGCCTCGTGGTCTTCCTCGAGGTCGCCGAGGCCGACCCGGCCACCGTGGCGCGATCGCTGCACTCCCTGCGCCTGGCCGGCTGGTTCGAGGAGGCGAACGCCGTCCTGGTCGGTCGCACCCCGGCGCCCGACGCCGACCGGCTCTCCCAGCGCGAGGCCGTGCTCGACGCCCTCGGGTCGCTCGACGTGCCGCTGGTGCTCGGGGCCGACATCGGGCACACGCAGCCCTGGATGTCCCTGGTCACCGGCGCCGCGGCCCGGGTCGTGGTCGAGGGCGACCGGGCCGAGGTCACCCAGACGCTGGACTGA
- a CDS encoding MFS transporter, with product MPAEDRPPFPAELRVLVAAAFVIAIGFGLVSPVLPAYARSFDVGVAAASFVVSIFAFFRLVFAPAGGALVQRLGERPVYLTGLLLVAASSLATAFAQSYGQLLVLRGLGGIGSTMFTVSAMALLVRLAPPAMRGRVSSAYASSFLVGGMLGPVLGGALAGFGLRLPFIAYAAALVTATLVVALRLTGAQLRPTTTGPPAPPMRLGEALGTASYRACLASAFANGWCNFGVRVAVLPQFAVAVHDDTWVAGVALALAALGTAVTLQVAGRVADSVGRRPLVLVGLVVTAAGLGLLGLSHDLLVLFLLSAVSGVGAGLVNPGQQATVADLIGSTRSGGTVLSTFQMAQDAGAILGPVLVGVVADQVGYGWAFATTAVVSLLAVGPWLLAPETLERVPDGA from the coding sequence GTGCCCGCGGAGGACCGCCCCCCGTTCCCGGCCGAGCTGCGGGTCCTGGTCGCGGCGGCCTTCGTCATCGCGATCGGCTTCGGCCTGGTCTCCCCGGTCCTGCCGGCCTACGCCCGCAGCTTCGACGTCGGCGTGGCGGCCGCGTCGTTCGTGGTCTCGATCTTCGCCTTCTTCCGCCTGGTGTTCGCGCCGGCCGGCGGTGCGCTGGTGCAGCGGCTCGGCGAGCGACCGGTCTACCTGACCGGGCTGCTGCTGGTCGCGGCGTCGTCCCTGGCGACGGCGTTCGCCCAGTCCTACGGGCAGCTGCTGGTCCTGCGCGGCCTGGGCGGCATCGGGTCGACGATGTTCACGGTGTCGGCCATGGCGCTGCTGGTGCGCCTCGCCCCGCCGGCCATGCGCGGGCGCGTGTCGTCCGCCTACGCGAGCTCGTTCCTGGTCGGCGGCATGCTCGGCCCGGTACTGGGCGGCGCGCTCGCCGGCTTCGGGCTGCGGCTGCCCTTCATCGCGTACGCCGCCGCGCTGGTGACCGCGACGCTGGTCGTCGCGCTCCGCCTGACCGGTGCGCAGCTGCGTCCGACGACGACCGGGCCACCGGCGCCGCCGATGCGGCTCGGCGAGGCGCTCGGGACGGCGTCGTACCGCGCCTGCCTGGCCTCGGCCTTCGCCAACGGGTGGTGCAACTTCGGGGTGCGGGTGGCGGTGCTGCCGCAGTTCGCGGTGGCCGTGCACGACGACACCTGGGTCGCCGGCGTCGCGCTCGCGCTGGCCGCCCTCGGCACGGCCGTCACCCTGCAGGTCGCCGGCCGGGTCGCCGACAGCGTGGGCCGTCGTCCCCTGGTGCTCGTCGGCCTGGTGGTGACCGCGGCGGGCCTGGGCCTGCTCGGTCTCAGCCACGACCTGCTCGTGCTCTTCCTCCTGTCGGCCGTCTCGGGCGTCGGGGCGGGGCTGGTCAACCCCGGGCAGCAGGCGACCGTGGCCGACCTGATCGGCTCCACGCGCAGCGGCGGCACGGTCCTGAGCACCTTCCAGATGGCGCAGGACGCCGGGGCGATCCTCGGGCCGGTGCTCGTCGGCGTCGTCGCCGACCAGGTGGGCTACGGCTGGGCGTTCGCGACGACGGCCGTCGTCAGCCTGCTCGCCGTCGGCCCCTGGCTGCTCGCCCCCGAGACCCTCGAGCGGGTGCCCGACGGCGCGTGA
- a CDS encoding kynureninase — protein MTDLDTHDPLGSYRDRFVGTDSDLVYLDGNSLGRPLRATGERLRTFVEQEWGARLIRGWDESWFLLPEVVGDEIGRVCLGAAPGQTVVGDSTTVLLYKAMRAAVALRPGRTEIVVDRDNFPTDRYVADGVARECGLTLRWVDVDTSAGVTAELLAEAVGEQTALVVLSHVAYRSAWLADVPALTRIAHDAGALVLWDLSHSVGSVPTQLDAWEVDLAVGCTYKYLNGGPGAPAFVYVAERHLTGDVPLTQPVQGWMGALDPFLMGPSYAPAAGIRRMLSGTPPVVGMLALQDMLALLDEVGMDAVRAKSVGLTEHAITVAAELLPDTVLASPREAAWRGGHVTLNHPLMREATAALWRRDVIPDYRDPDGLRLGLSPLSTSYDEVERGLQAVREVLDALA, from the coding sequence GTGACCGACCTCGACACCCATGACCCGCTCGGGTCCTACCGCGACCGCTTCGTCGGGACCGACTCCGACCTGGTCTACCTCGACGGCAACTCGCTGGGCCGGCCCCTGAGGGCGACGGGCGAGCGGCTGCGGACGTTCGTCGAGCAGGAGTGGGGCGCCCGGCTGATCCGCGGGTGGGACGAGTCGTGGTTCCTGCTGCCCGAGGTGGTCGGCGACGAGATCGGGCGGGTCTGCCTGGGGGCGGCGCCCGGCCAGACGGTGGTCGGCGACTCGACGACGGTGCTGCTCTACAAGGCGATGCGGGCCGCGGTCGCGCTGCGCCCGGGACGCACCGAGATCGTGGTCGACCGCGACAACTTCCCGACCGACCGCTACGTCGCCGACGGGGTGGCCCGCGAGTGCGGGCTGACGCTGCGGTGGGTCGACGTCGACACGAGCGCGGGCGTGACCGCCGAGCTCCTGGCCGAGGCCGTGGGGGAGCAGACGGCGCTGGTCGTGCTGAGCCACGTGGCCTACCGCTCGGCCTGGCTGGCCGACGTACCGGCGCTGACGCGGATCGCCCACGACGCCGGGGCCCTCGTGCTGTGGGACCTCTCGCACTCCGTCGGGTCGGTGCCGACGCAGCTCGACGCGTGGGAGGTCGACCTGGCGGTCGGCTGCACCTACAAGTACCTCAACGGCGGGCCGGGCGCGCCCGCGTTCGTGTACGTCGCCGAGCGGCACCTCACCGGCGACGTACCGCTGACCCAGCCCGTGCAGGGATGGATGGGGGCGCTCGACCCGTTCCTGATGGGCCCGAGCTATGCACCCGCCGCCGGCATCCGGCGGATGCTGTCGGGGACCCCGCCGGTCGTCGGGATGCTCGCGCTCCAGGACATGCTGGCGCTGCTCGACGAGGTCGGCATGGACGCCGTCCGCGCCAAGTCGGTCGGGCTGACCGAGCACGCGATCACGGTCGCCGCCGAGCTGCTGCCCGACACCGTCCTCGCCTCCCCGCGCGAGGCTGCGTGGCGCGGCGGTCACGTCACCCTCAACCACCCGCTGATGCGCGAGGCCACCGCCGCGCTGTGGCGCCGCGACGTGATCCCCGACTACCGCGACCCGGACGGCCTGCGGCTCGGCCTCTCGCCCCTCTCCACGTCGTACGACGAGGTCGAGCGTGGGCTGCAGGCCGTGCGCGAGGTCCTCGACGCCCTCGCCTGA